GATGATTGGCAAGGCAAAGGCGTGGGTACCGCGTTGATGAATGCCGCGATTGATTTCGCGTTCAAGTGGCTAAACCTCGTGCGGCTCGATCTCACCGTGTTCACCGACAACGAACCGGCGATTCGTTTGTACAAAAAATCTGGGTTCACCATCGAAGGCACCTTGCGCCAGTACGCGTTTCGCGATGGCAAGTACGTGGACTGTTACGAAATGGCGCGTTTGCGCGATGAATCGCCGTGAAAACAAGACATGGCAATTGAAATTGCCCCGCATGAGCCAGCGGCTGGTCGCCCGCCTACGCGGGCGAATCCGCATCCACGGAGGTGGACGCTCGGCGGAACGCCCGCCAAAGGCGACACTTGCATCGCACTGCGTTTGGTGCAGTGTAGGTGTTTCAATCGCCCCGACCGGTAGCCATGCGACAAATATCTGAAAAATGGTTGGAAACAGAAACCAGGTTTCTTCCCTTCGGGGAAACCTGGTTTCTGATAAAGATGCGTGGGTTACTCTGGCTTGAAATACGCGATATCGCGAATCGAGCCAACGCGTTCGCTCGGCGGCTTGAGCACGACGCGCACATTCATCCCGATGCGCCATCCTTGCGCCGGGGCTTCGTCAAGATAGTGCATCGTCACGCCGGACGCGCCGGTCAGTCGCACCAAGCCAACCCATTGCGGCTTGTCCACGCGTTCGCCGTCGAGATTCACGTACACCGCGCTGAACGACACCAGTTCGCCGGTCGGACCAACCTCGACCCAGGTCGCATCGTCCAGATGCGCCATATCCCGTTCGCAGTACAGCCGCGCGGGCACGTAGACGTACCCACACTTTAGACATCGCGCGCCGTAGATTTTTCCTTCGTCCTTCAACGCGCGCAAAAAGCGTTCGCCAGCGACACCTGCCGTGTAACGATGATACAACGGCAAGTCGCCCCGCAGCGCGCGCGCGTCGGTCGGATGTTCGAGTGTATGCAATAAACTCATCTCAACTCCATTTCGAATTTCAGATTTTCGATTTTCAATTTTCAATTTTCAATTTTCGAATGAACAATCGCAAATCGAAAATCGTCAATTGAAAATTAGATGGGCTTGAAGTACCGAATGTCGTTGATGCTGCCCTCGCGCTCGTCCGCCGGTTTCCACACGGCTTGCACGCGCATCCCGATGCGCACCGACTTGGGGTCGGCTTCGCCGAGTTTGTGCATGATGCCAATCCCGCGCGACGCGCCGTCGAGATCGAGCACGATTGGGATTTCCGGCTCTTTCAGTCGTACCATATCCCAGCGCACATAGCACAACGAAAATGTTTTGATCGTGCCGGTATCTTGCACCGGCGCCCATTCATCCGTCGGACGAAAACACAATTCGCAAAACATGCGCGGTGGAACCAGGACGCGATTACACTTTAGACATTTGCGTCCGACGAGTCGTCCGTTCTTCAACTCGGCGAGATAACGCCCAATCGCCACACCGGTATCCCACGCGTACTCCGCTTTGACGTGCCATGTTTCCGTCAGCACCTTGCCTTGCTTGAAATCGTCTTCGTGTAAACCCTGGGTTGGATATACGAGATGTTTCATCCTCATCCTCCAAGTTCCCTCATTTCCCTCGATTCCCTCGCCACTTACAAGGAAATGAGGGAAATGTCACTTGCCCATCACCACAACCGTACCCACTTGCATCAAATCGCCCCACGCTTGCGCGACGCCGCGACGCGGATCGCCTGGCACTTGGCGCGCGCCGGCTTCGCCGCGTAACTGCCAAAACAGTTCCGCGATTTTCATCAGCCCTGCCGCCGCGATGGGATTGCCCACGCCGAGCAAGCCACCCGATGGACACACCGGCAAATCGCCGGTGCGTTGCGTGATCCCGTCCGAGGTTGCTTGCGGCGCGCCGCCTTTCGGGAACAGCATCAATCCTTCGAGGTGATGCAATTCCTTGTAATCGAACGGATCGTACGGCTCGGCAATGTTGATCTGCTTGCGCGGCTCGGTGATGCCTGCCATCTTGTACGCCATGCGCGCGGCTTCTTCGACATACGTCGGGTACGCTAGATCGCGATTCGTCCAGTACGACGTGTCGAGCGCCCAGCCGACGCCTTCGACCCACACCGGCTTGTTCGTCAATCGCCGCGCGACCGGTTCCGCCGCGAGCACGACCGCGAC
This is a stretch of genomic DNA from Chloroflexota bacterium. It encodes these proteins:
- a CDS encoding Zn-ribbon domain-containing OB-fold protein, producing the protein MRMKHLVYPTQGLHEDDFKQGKVLTETWHVKAEYAWDTGVAIGRYLAELKNGRLVGRKCLKCNRVLVPPRMFCELCFRPTDEWAPVQDTGTIKTFSLCYVRWDMVRLKEPEIPIVLDLDGASRGIGIMHKLGEADPKSVRIGMRVQAVWKPADEREGSINDIRYFKPI
- a CDS encoding Zn-ribbon domain-containing OB-fold protein; this translates as MSLLHTLEHPTDARALRGDLPLYHRYTAGVAGERFLRALKDEGKIYGARCLKCGYVYVPARLYCERDMAHLDDATWVEVGPTGELVSFSAVYVNLDGERVDKPQWVGLVRLTGASGVTMHYLDEAPAQGWRIGMNVRVVLKPPSERVGSIRDIAYFKPE